The genomic stretch GCCGTTTTGTCCCGACACGGGTGGTTTACCCCGAAAACGGGATTTCCCATTTCGATGCATTGCGTGACAACCTGCGTATTTCCTGGATGCATACCCGTTTGTTTTTCGGCATGTTGCCGCGCATTCCTTCATTACTTAAACGCCGTCGTGAACCGCACTGGGCCGCTATCAATGAACGCAAAGGTATGCTCGGAATGCGTTTCATGTTGCAGGTTTACCGAGGGTTTGGCCGCCGGGCATTTACCCTGCTGCTGTGGCCGGTGATCGCATTTTACTGGTTGACTGGCGGCCCGCAGCGCAAAGCCTCGCAGGATTGGCTACGGGCGGTGCGTTTGTATGCCCGGCAACAACAGGTTAGCTTGCCGCGTCCGTTAACCAGCTATCACCATTTTCTGCGTTTTGGTCATGCCATGATCGATAAAATCGCCAGCTGGCGCGGCGATTTGCAGTGGGGGCGGGATATCGATTTTGCTCCCGGTGCGCGGGAGACTATCAATCATGGACGTGCGCGCGGACAGTTGATTCTGGCTTCTCATCTCGGCGATATCGAGGTGTGCCGTGGTCTGGCCCGTCAGGTCAGCGGTCTGGTTATCAATGCGTTGGTGTTTACCGACAATGCCCAGCGTTTTCGGCAGATTCAGGAAGCGGTCACGCCTGAAGCCGGTGTTAACCTGATTCCGGTCAGCGATATCGGTCCGGATACCGCGATGTTGTTGCAACAGAAGCTGGATGCCGGTGAGTGGGTGGCGATAGTCGGTGACCGCACGGCGGTAAATCGGCAGCGCGGTGGCGGACGTCGGGTGATTTGGAGTTCGTTTTTGGGGCGGCCTGCGCCGTTTCCACAAGGGCCGTTTGTACTGGCGGCAGCGTTGCGTTGCCCGGTACTGCTGATGTTCGCCATCCGTGAGCATGACCAATTACGTGTTTATTGCGAACCGTTCGCCGACCCTATTTTGTTGCCGCGAGCTCAGCGTCAGAGCGCTTTGCAGCACGTGGTGGATCGCTACGCCGAACGGCTGGAACACCACGCGCTAAAAGCGCCGCTGGACTGGTTTAATTTTTTTGATTTCTGGCAGTTGTCGGATGACACGCCGACTGATGGGGAAAACACATGAGTGCGTTAACGGATCTCAATCTTAGCCATGAGGTCGAGCTGGTCGTCTCTTTTCATGACTGTGACCCGATGGGCGTGGTCTGGCACGGCAATTACTTCCGCTTTTTCGAAGTGGCGCGGGAAGCGTTACTGGGGAAATTCAATTACGGCTATCGGGAAATGAAAGCGTCCGGTTTCGTCTGGCCGGTGGTGGATACTCGGGTGAAATACCGTTCGGTGCTGACCTACG from Dickeya zeae NCPPB 2538 encodes the following:
- a CDS encoding glycosyltransferase family 2 protein — encoded protein: MSMTQAFSPCVVIPCYNHGATMRSVLTRLAPFGLPVLIVDDGSDDATQQVLSRLTDEFANVRLFRLAQNSGKGAAVMHGLAMATHAGYSHALQVDADGQHHIEDTPRMLAQARAWPDCLISGRPLYDASVPRSRLYGRYVTHVWVWIETLSLSLKDSMCGFRVYPIAPTLALSAKQAIGRRMDFDTEVMVRLYWNGTFSRFVPTRVVYPENGISHFDALRDNLRISWMHTRLFFGMLPRIPSLLKRRREPHWAAINERKGMLGMRFMLQVYRGFGRRAFTLLLWPVIAFYWLTGGPQRKASQDWLRAVRLYARQQQVSLPRPLTSYHHFLRFGHAMIDKIASWRGDLQWGRDIDFAPGARETINHGRARGQLILASHLGDIEVCRGLARQVSGLVINALVFTDNAQRFRQIQEAVTPEAGVNLIPVSDIGPDTAMLLQQKLDAGEWVAIVGDRTAVNRQRGGGRRVIWSSFLGRPAPFPQGPFVLAAALRCPVLLMFAIREHDQLRVYCEPFADPILLPRAQRQSALQHVVDRYAERLEHHALKAPLDWFNFFDFWQLSDDTPTDGENT
- a CDS encoding acyl-CoA thioesterase; translated protein: MSALTDLNLSHEVELVVSFHDCDPMGVVWHGNYFRFFEVAREALLGKFNYGYREMKASGFVWPVVDTRVKYRSVLTYEQRIRVRATIEEVENRLRIAYQIFDVESGQRTTTGYTIQVAVEEGSKTLSFVSPKILLDRLGVTI